One Succinispira mobilis DSM 6222 genomic window carries:
- a CDS encoding Lrp/AsnC family transcriptional regulator, with amino-acid sequence MDSIDEKLVNILQLGLPLEKDPYKIVAKQLGISKQEIIKRLKKLQEKGYIRRIGGSFNTQALGYKSTLIGMHVPENIFPEVALFVNANKGVTHNYKRNSFLNMWFSLSVNQESIKYKFLDTLREKFFLEHVLEFPSQQIFKLRVFFDMESR; translated from the coding sequence ATGGATAGCATTGATGAAAAATTAGTAAATATTTTACAGTTAGGCTTACCTTTAGAAAAGGATCCTTATAAAATTGTTGCGAAACAACTGGGGATTAGCAAGCAAGAAATAATAAAGCGTCTAAAAAAACTGCAAGAAAAAGGTTATATTCGCAGAATTGGCGGTAGCTTTAACACACAAGCTTTAGGCTATAAGAGTACCTTAATAGGGATGCATGTTCCGGAAAATATTTTTCCAGAAGTAGCATTATTTGTTAATGCTAATAAAGGTGTAACGCATAATTATAAGCGAAATAGTTTTTTAAATATGTGGTTTTCCTTATCAGTTAATCAAGAAAGTATAAAATATAAATTTTTAGATACATTAAGAGAAAAGTTTTTTTTAGAACATGTATTGGAATTTCCAAGCCAACAAATTTTCAAGTTGCGAGTGTTTTTTGATATGGAAAGCAGGTGA
- a CDS encoding radical SAM/SPASM domain-containing protein, whose translation MLISWNVTKKCNLYCQHCYRESSANEDISKELSTQEGMLLIDSIKQAGFRLLIFSGGEPLLRADIYQLISYAKTKGLIPAMGTNGTLLTKNVCKELLSSGLAGIAISVDSLDKNYHDKFRGKVGAYQATQLGIDNSLEAGLRVQINLTLTENNQEQFEKMVDHYEKLGVNAIHPFFLVPTGRAKSIPEEALKSQAYFSMIKKILEKQKETKIELKPTCAPQFMPMAKELKIEQRFTRGCLAGIAYCSILPQGEVHICPYLPIKVGNIRETKFDNIWRDSEILQKLRSYDNYEGSCGKCSEIAICGGCRARAFYYSGNYLAEEPWCYRR comes from the coding sequence ATGCTGATATCATGGAATGTAACTAAAAAATGCAACTTATATTGCCAACATTGTTATCGTGAATCTAGTGCAAATGAAGATATATCTAAAGAGTTATCGACACAAGAGGGAATGCTGTTGATAGATTCGATAAAACAAGCTGGATTTAGGTTGTTGATTTTTAGTGGTGGTGAACCACTTTTGCGGGCAGATATTTATCAACTCATTAGTTATGCTAAAACTAAAGGCTTGATTCCAGCAATGGGAACAAATGGAACTTTATTAACGAAAAATGTTTGTAAAGAATTATTGTCATCTGGTTTAGCAGGTATCGCCATTAGTGTAGATAGTTTAGATAAGAATTATCATGATAAATTTCGTGGTAAAGTTGGTGCTTATCAGGCAACACAGTTGGGAATCGACAATTCTTTAGAGGCTGGCTTGCGAGTGCAAATAAATTTAACTTTGACAGAAAACAATCAAGAACAGTTTGAAAAAATGGTTGATCATTATGAAAAATTAGGAGTAAATGCGATTCATCCCTTTTTTTTAGTGCCTACAGGTCGAGCGAAATCTATTCCTGAAGAAGCACTTAAATCACAAGCATATTTTTCTATGATAAAAAAAATATTAGAAAAACAAAAAGAAACTAAAATAGAATTAAAACCAACTTGTGCGCCTCAATTTATGCCAATGGCTAAAGAGCTAAAGATAGAGCAACGCTTTACTAGAGGGTGCTTAGCTGGTATTGCTTATTGCTCAATTTTGCCACAGGGGGAAGTTCATATCTGTCCGTATCTGCCAATTAAAGTTGGTAATATTCGCGAAACCAAATTTGACAATATTTGGCGAGATAGTGAGATTTTGCAAAAATTACGTTCTTATGACAATTATGAAGGTAGTTGTGGTAAATGTTCAGAAATTGCAATTTGCGGAGGGTGTCGAGCAAGAGCTTTTTATTACAGTGGAAATTATTTAGCTGAGGAACCTTGGTGTTATAGGAGGTAA
- a CDS encoding radical SAM protein: MEVISIISFSKLLLGKAHFGDRLRYSKEAQNSSQGATNSMGPVVVWNCTKTCNLKCQHCYAGAILTETPEEMSTLTAKRMFDSLVDYKVPALLISGGEPLMRKDIWELLAYAKKIGLRTVISTNGTLIDSVAAEKIKSLSVSYVGISLDGLETINDEFRGVDGAFRRTMQGIKNCQRVGQKTGLRLSLSKNTIKDLPAIFDLIESERISRVCFYHLVYSGRGEQLVTADLNFEEKRRTLDYIIEKTFEFEKKGLDTEILTVDNHCDGIYLYQYMKNKDINKAKEILRLLSVNGGNRSGSAIGAIDWQGNVYIDQFTRNRVLGNTQLSRFSSIWQGENNEFLEKLRNRKEYLGGRCKFCKWLEQCNGNFRARALSTGDFWAADPACYFTDKEITE, encoded by the coding sequence TTGGAGGTGATTTCCATAATTAGTTTTTCAAAATTATTGTTGGGAAAAGCACATTTTGGTGATCGGTTGAGATATAGTAAAGAGGCGCAAAACAGTAGTCAAGGTGCTACTAATAGCATGGGGCCAGTGGTTGTTTGGAATTGCACCAAAACTTGCAATTTAAAGTGTCAGCATTGTTATGCAGGGGCTATATTAACAGAAACTCCAGAGGAAATGTCTACTTTAACAGCTAAAAGAATGTTTGACAGTTTAGTAGATTACAAGGTGCCAGCGCTATTAATATCTGGCGGGGAACCACTTATGCGTAAAGATATTTGGGAATTGTTAGCATATGCAAAAAAAATTGGGCTGAGAACGGTAATTTCAACAAATGGCACTTTAATTGATTCAGTAGCTGCTGAAAAAATAAAATCTTTGTCAGTAAGTTATGTAGGAATAAGCCTTGATGGATTAGAAACAATTAATGATGAATTTCGCGGTGTTGATGGGGCATTTAGAAGAACTATGCAAGGCATAAAAAATTGTCAACGCGTAGGCCAAAAAACAGGACTTAGATTATCTTTAAGCAAAAATACGATTAAAGATTTACCAGCTATTTTTGATTTAATTGAGTCTGAGCGAATATCTAGAGTTTGTTTTTATCATTTGGTATATTCGGGTCGTGGCGAACAGCTGGTGACGGCAGATTTAAATTTTGAAGAAAAAAGAAGAACTTTGGATTATATAATTGAAAAAACCTTTGAATTTGAAAAAAAGGGTTTGGATACAGAAATTTTAACGGTGGATAATCATTGTGATGGAATTTATCTATACCAATACATGAAAAATAAAGACATAAATAAAGCTAAAGAAATTTTACGCCTACTTTCAGTAAATGGAGGCAATCGTTCTGGCAGTGCAATAGGTGCCATTGATTGGCAAGGCAATGTTTATATTGATCAATTTACTCGAAATAGAGTTTTAGGAAACACGCAATTAAGCAGATTTTCCAGTATTTGGCAAGGCGAAAACAATGAGTTTTTGGAAAAATTGCGTAATAGAAAAGAATATTTGGGTGGTAGATGTAAATTTTGCAAATGGTTAGAACAGTGTAACGGTAATTTCAGAGCCCGTGCTTTGAGTACGGGTGATTTTTGGGCAGCAGATCCAGCCTGTTATTTTACGGATAAAGAAATAACAGAGTAA
- a CDS encoding YwbE family protein, whose product MNGKNRNSIKIGQLVDVVLKADQRSGKLTRGTVAKILTNSSSHPHGIKVMLADGKVGRVQFCLQS is encoded by the coding sequence ATGAATGGTAAAAATAGGAATTCAATAAAAATTGGACAATTGGTTGATGTAGTATTGAAAGCTGACCAACGTAGTGGCAAATTGACGCGAGGAACTGTGGCGAAGATTTTGACAAACAGCTCCAGCCATCCACACGGAATAAAAGTTATGCTAGCAGATGGTAAAGTCGGACGTGTTCAATTCTGTTTACAGAGTTGA
- a CDS encoding APC family permease, with protein sequence MENNLEKKYGFYTAIAMVVGIVIGSGVFFKAEKVLTATGGDLPLGILAWAIGGLIMIVCAYVFATMATKYEKVNGVIDYAEVTLGKNYAYFIGWFMVMIYYPSLTSVLAWVSARYTCVLFGWSIVGGEAMAISCFFLIASYAINALSPRFAGKFQVSTTIIKLIPLALMAVIGTIVGLKNGTLINNFTTGVIADVASENPLFTAVVATAFAYEGWIIATSINAEMKDAKRDLPLALTFGSLFVAMTYILYYTGLAGAVENSVIMKGGEAGAKLAFSKVFSEIGGTILFVFVVISCLGTLNGLMMACTRGLYSLVARDMGPDPEVFKHIDKHTNMPTNSAIIGLVLSSIWLLYFFGANLVAKPWFGAFSFDSSELPIVTLYAMYIPIFIMMMIKEKTFNFFKRIIMPALAICACVFMIIAACFAHGKAVIFYLIVFAIIMSFGLIINSKR encoded by the coding sequence ATGGAAAATAATTTAGAAAAAAAGTATGGATTTTATACAGCTATTGCAATGGTTGTTGGTATTGTAATTGGCAGTGGAGTTTTTTTTAAAGCCGAAAAAGTTTTGACGGCTACAGGGGGCGACTTACCTCTAGGAATTTTAGCTTGGGCAATAGGCGGCTTGATTATGATTGTTTGTGCCTATGTTTTTGCTACAATGGCGACCAAGTATGAGAAAGTTAATGGAGTTATTGATTATGCCGAGGTAACCTTAGGCAAGAATTATGCCTACTTTATTGGTTGGTTTATGGTTATGATTTATTATCCCTCATTAACATCTGTTTTGGCATGGGTTTCAGCACGCTATACTTGTGTGCTATTTGGATGGAGTATAGTGGGAGGAGAAGCGATGGCTATTTCTTGCTTCTTTCTGATTGCTAGTTATGCAATTAATGCTTTGTCACCTAGATTTGCAGGCAAATTTCAAGTATCGACAACAATAATTAAGTTAATTCCGTTAGCACTAATGGCGGTTATTGGCACTATTGTTGGATTAAAAAATGGGACACTGATAAATAATTTTACAACTGGAGTTATAGCAGATGTGGCTAGTGAAAACCCATTATTCACAGCGGTGGTAGCTACAGCATTTGCTTATGAAGGCTGGATTATTGCAACAAGCATAAATGCTGAAATGAAAGATGCCAAACGAGACTTGCCTTTAGCACTTACCTTTGGAAGTTTGTTTGTAGCTATGACTTATATTTTATATTATACAGGGTTGGCAGGTGCAGTGGAAAACAGCGTTATTATGAAGGGCGGAGAAGCTGGAGCGAAACTAGCTTTTTCAAAAGTGTTCAGCGAAATTGGAGGAACAATTCTTTTTGTGTTTGTAGTAATTTCTTGTTTAGGCACCTTAAATGGCTTGATGATGGCTTGTACTAGAGGACTATATTCTTTGGTAGCCCGTGATATGGGGCCTGATCCTGAGGTGTTTAAGCATATTGATAAACATACAAATATGCCAACAAACTCAGCGATAATTGGACTGGTATTAAGTAGTATTTGGTTGTTATATTTTTTTGGTGCGAATTTGGTAGCAAAACCATGGTTTGGAGCTTTTAGTTTTGATAGTTCAGAATTGCCGATAGTAACTTTATATGCAATGTATATCCCGATATTTATAATGATGATGATTAAGGAAAAAACTTTTAATTTTTTCAAAAGGATTATAATGCCAGCTCTAGCGATTTGTGCTTGTGTCTTTATGATAATTGCAGCTTGTTTTGCTCATGGAAAAGCAGTGATTTTTTATTTGATAGTATTTGCAATTATTATGTCTTTTGGACTAATCATAAATTCAAAACGATAA
- a CDS encoding deoxyribodipyrimidine photo-lyase has product MSTSIHLERLCNLNKQPQRKSGYVLYWMQSAQRINYNHALIYAIEIANKYNADLVVYFTITDNFPEANARHYYFMLEGLQELVPMFENLNIRFVIEKIDPIVGVTKISQNASLVITDCGYLKIERFWRKQLAEKLPCLFTQVETNVIIPVQEVSTKEEYSAATIRRKIHKHLGKFLVPAFLPKYLGKYVDLSNKFQPLQLKQINTVIKSLNIDHTVPKSKYFYGGFSKANILLNFFIENKLANYSVLRNEPSQNCTSNLSPYLHFGQISPLEISLKVNEAMEINPQLSESSAVFLEEMIVRRELAINFTYYNSEYDNYTGLPSWAKQSLNDHQTDTREYIYTLEQLEKSQTHDEYWNAAQKQLLTTGKMQGYMRMYWGKKILEWSPTPQLAYKNTLYLNNKYSLDGRDANAFAGVAWCFGKHDRPWGKRKIFGNIRYMNKQGLERKFKMQAYLEAVANLRQ; this is encoded by the coding sequence ATGTCTACTAGTATCCATTTAGAACGGCTCTGTAATTTAAATAAGCAGCCCCAAAGAAAATCTGGATATGTACTTTATTGGATGCAAAGTGCACAAAGAATTAATTATAATCATGCCTTGATTTATGCTATAGAGATTGCAAATAAATATAACGCTGATTTAGTCGTTTATTTTACAATTACTGATAATTTTCCTGAGGCAAATGCCCGCCACTACTATTTCATGTTAGAAGGTTTACAAGAACTAGTACCTATGTTTGAAAATTTAAACATTCGTTTCGTCATCGAAAAAATCGACCCAATAGTTGGTGTTACTAAAATTTCACAAAATGCTAGTTTAGTTATTACTGATTGTGGTTATTTGAAAATTGAACGTTTTTGGCGCAAACAACTTGCAGAAAAGCTTCCTTGTTTATTTACGCAAGTAGAAACAAACGTTATCATTCCAGTCCAAGAAGTTTCCACTAAAGAAGAATACAGTGCTGCAACTATTCGACGTAAAATCCATAAACATTTAGGGAAATTTCTTGTCCCTGCATTCCTGCCTAAATATTTAGGTAAATACGTAGATTTGTCCAATAAATTTCAACCTTTACAATTAAAGCAAATAAACACTGTTATTAAGTCCTTAAACATTGACCACACTGTACCTAAATCTAAATATTTTTACGGTGGATTCTCCAAAGCTAATATTTTATTAAATTTTTTTATTGAAAATAAATTAGCAAATTATTCTGTTCTACGTAATGAACCCAGCCAAAATTGTACTTCAAACTTGAGTCCCTACTTACATTTTGGGCAAATATCTCCCCTAGAAATTAGCCTTAAAGTTAATGAGGCAATGGAAATAAATCCACAATTAAGTGAATCTAGTGCTGTCTTTTTAGAGGAAATGATTGTTCGTAGAGAATTGGCTATAAACTTCACATATTATAATTCTGAATACGATAATTATACTGGATTACCTAGTTGGGCGAAGCAAAGCCTTAATGATCATCAAACTGATACTAGAGAATACATTTATACTCTTGAACAACTAGAAAAAAGTCAAACACATGATGAGTACTGGAATGCTGCTCAAAAGCAACTTTTAACAACTGGAAAAATGCAAGGCTATATGCGTATGTATTGGGGCAAGAAAATTTTAGAATGGTCGCCAACACCCCAACTAGCATACAAAAACACGCTATATCTTAACAATAAATATAGCCTAGATGGTCGCGATGCTAATGCTTTTGCTGGCGTTGCCTGGTGTTTTGGGAAACATGATCGCCCCTGGGGAAAAAGAAAAATATTTGGTAATATCCGTTATATGAATAAACAAGGACTGGAAAGAAAATTCAAAATGCAAGCTTATCTCGAAGCTGTTGCAAATTTACGCCAATAA
- a CDS encoding type III PLP-dependent enzyme → MKRQSFFRLTQEQAEQLAERYQTPLLVLSLEQVEKNYCFLKKWLPNVQIYYAMKANPDREIVKKMAELGSCFDVASAGEIAELVELGISGERMIYANPIKNKQGFQVCNEVGVRKFTFDSYSEIGKMAKASPGASVLLRVRIDNSGAHVDLNKKFGASQEDVLPMLKAAKEAGLDVAGLCFHVGSQTTSAVPYIKALNIMKELFYKAKLEGFDLRILDIGGGFPIPEPHLLELDLTEMLTEINTYLLKNFAEIEIWSEPGRFICGTAVNLLTRVIGINERENQVWYFLDDGLYGTFSGVLFDHWTFQIQSFREGEKIRATFAGPSCDSLDVLYRDYLTIPLELDELLIVPDCGAYTSASSTVFNGFAKTPRVIWEETK, encoded by the coding sequence ATGAAAAGACAAAGTTTTTTTCGGCTCACGCAAGAACAGGCTGAGCAACTAGCAGAACGGTACCAAACACCATTGCTAGTACTATCATTAGAGCAGGTAGAGAAGAATTATTGTTTTTTAAAAAAATGGTTACCAAATGTCCAAATTTACTATGCTATGAAGGCTAATCCAGATAGGGAAATAGTGAAAAAGATGGCAGAATTGGGATCTTGTTTTGATGTTGCTTCAGCTGGTGAAATAGCTGAGCTAGTGGAATTAGGAATTAGTGGTGAGCGGATGATATATGCTAACCCAATAAAGAACAAACAAGGTTTTCAAGTGTGCAATGAAGTTGGCGTTCGGAAATTTACTTTCGACAGCTATAGTGAGATTGGTAAGATGGCAAAAGCTTCACCTGGTGCGAGTGTTTTGTTGAGAGTACGAATTGATAATTCGGGTGCACATGTTGATTTAAATAAAAAATTTGGTGCTAGCCAAGAAGATGTTTTGCCAATGTTGAAAGCGGCTAAAGAAGCTGGTTTAGATGTTGCCGGTTTGTGTTTTCACGTGGGTAGTCAGACAACGTCGGCGGTGCCTTATATTAAAGCATTGAACATAATGAAAGAACTATTCTATAAAGCCAAGTTAGAGGGGTTTGATTTACGCATATTAGATATAGGCGGTGGATTCCCTATCCCTGAACCACACTTGTTAGAACTTGATTTAACGGAGATGCTAACAGAAATAAACACCTATTTGCTGAAAAACTTTGCCGAAATTGAAATATGGTCAGAGCCAGGAAGATTTATTTGTGGAACAGCTGTTAATTTATTGACCAGAGTAATTGGAATTAACGAAAGAGAAAACCAAGTATGGTATTTTCTGGATGATGGCTTATATGGAACATTCTCTGGTGTTTTATTTGATCACTGGACATTTCAAATACAAAGTTTTCGTGAGGGCGAAAAAATAAGAGCAACATTTGCTGGTCCGAGTTGTGATTCTTTGGATGTATTGTATAGAGATTACTTAACAATACCTTTAGAGTTAGACGAATTACTAATAGTACCTGATTGTGGAGCTTATACATCAGCTTCATCAACGGTATTTAATGGTTTTGCAAAAACACCAAGAGTTATCTGGGAAGAAACAAAATAG